DNA from Streptomyces rishiriensis:
GCGTGAGGTGCCCCCGTCCGGGCCCATGCCGACGACGCCGTCGTCGGCATCGTCGTCCCGCATCGGTCCGAAGCTGTCCGCCATCGTTCCTCCCCCTGAAGGCTGTGGCCGTGGTCCTGTGCCGTCGCCAACCCAAGGCAGCGGCCCACCGGTTGAGCCGCCCTGGCCATGATTCCATGCCCGGACGACAACGCGGTGACAGAGCGGTGCTCGAAGGGGTCGCACACGGGTGCCCCTGGGGGCGCACACAGCGCTCCAGGGGCACACCGCTCAGCTGTCACCGGGCAGCGTCAGCCACCCAACGCACCGCCGGCCTCGGGCGCGTGCGCCTGGGCCACCATCGGGTCGGTGTCGAGGTAGATCACGCCGTAGTCGTAGGCGTGACGCCGGTAGACGACGCTGGGCTGCTTGGTCTCGGAGTCGACGAACAGATAGAAGTCGTGTCCGACCAGTTCCATCTCGTAGAGGGCCTGGTCGAGGGTCATCGGAGCGGCGACGTGGGTCTTCTCGCGCACCACGAGGGGGCCGTCGCCCTGCACCTCGAGCGAGCCGATCCGCTTGGTCGGCACACTCTCCGACTCGTCGGCGGGGACGGGACGGCCGTTGCCGTTGAGCGTCGCCACACCCGGGACGTAGTCGGGAACCTCCGCCGCGGGGATCCTGCGGGCGCCGCGGCGTGTGTAACGCTTGTCGTGCTGCTTGCGCAGCTGGGCATCCAGCTTCTCCGCCGCCAGGTCGAGTGCCGCGTACGCGTCGCTGGCCGCCGCCTCCGCCCGGATCACAGGGCCGCGGGACCGGAGGGTGATCTCCACCCGGTCGCACCGGTCGGCCTGTCGGGGGTTGGGCTCCTTGGACACCTCCACGTCGAGGCTGATCACCTTGCCGTCGAGCTTCTGGATCTTCTCCAGGTTCAGCTTGTCGGCCACGTGCTTGCGGAACCGCTCGGGCACCTCGGTCTTGCGGCCCTTGACGACGATGTCCACGCAGAACTCCGTTCCCGGATCACTCCGCTTCGGTGCGGAGCGTCTCCCTTTTGCACCAGGCTCCGGTGAGCACCGGAACCTCGGACTCGGTGACTTCCACCTCCTCCTCCCCCATGAGCGAGATCTACACCCCCGGTGC
Protein-coding regions in this window:
- the hpf gene encoding ribosome hibernation-promoting factor, HPF/YfiA family, translated to MDIVVKGRKTEVPERFRKHVADKLNLEKIQKLDGKVISLDVEVSKEPNPRQADRCDRVEITLRSRGPVIRAEAAASDAYAALDLAAEKLDAQLRKQHDKRYTRRGARRIPAAEVPDYVPGVATLNGNGRPVPADESESVPTKRIGSLEVQGDGPLVVREKTHVAAPMTLDQALYEMELVGHDFYLFVDSETKQPSVVYRRHAYDYGVIYLDTDPMVAQAHAPEAGGALGG